The segment TTCACTTAGTTTATCTGGTACTTCAATCTAAATCAAGAAATCTTTAGCTTATCAAGGGCAGATTAAAATTTAACATTTAATCTGCTCTTTTTAGATGAAGGAAAAAGTCATGCTGTTGAGTGAAAGAGGTTGGGATTAGTGTGAAGTAACCTGTCATCTTAGAACTGGCTGAACTCTGGCTACACTTCTGAGCTGAAAATAGAATGTCTTCAGTCAGCAAAAGTAAATAATGTATTTCCTCTGAATCCTGTTTGAAggaagtcttttttttaaatacaacTGAACCTAGCCAGCAAAAccaaaatggaagattttactgATTATTAGGAAATGCCtcagtttttttttgtgtttatCCCTTCTCAGTGAGCCACATGCTTTTACATTCCTAAtatgaagaatcagctgaataaAAAACTTAGaattctggaaatattcagaGGCTAGACAGCatttttggagagagaaacaaagttaacattttaggttgaTGACCCCTCTGGCAGAACACAAGTCAttgatttatttctctctctccacatgcgATCAcagcatggtagaatttcaaattcagtttgagggtgagcaactcagatctcaaaccagtgtcctcaacttaaataaaggcaattacagaggtaagAAGAAGGAGTTGTctgaagtgggctgggaaaatagactaaggggaaagtCAGGATGAGCAGTGGCGGACACTTAAGcaaatatttcataacactcaacaaaaatttatcctggtcaaaaaggactctgagaaggatgaaccacccgtggtcaacaaaggtggtcaaggagagtagcCAATCAAAAAAACTAAGGCTTACAAAGCAGGAAAACTAGTGGTAGGTCAGATGATTgggatttttttaggaaccagcagcggataaCTAAAAAGCTAGAGAAAATTGATGAAGTAAATtgtcaagaaatataaaaacagcaggagcttcTACAGGTAAAtaaaaaggagagtagctaaagtgaatgtgggacccttggaggctgcaactggagaattgataagaggaacaggaaaatggcagataatttaatattttgcatcggtcttcacggtggagaaTACTATagacattccaaagatatcagatcaGCAAGGGGCTAATAGGAGGAAAAATCTTTTAatagtctctatcatgagggacaaggtatttgagaaattaatgggattaaaagcagacaagttgccaggaaCTGATGACTTGCATCCAAGGATTTTAAAGgcagagataatggaggcattgatcaaaatattccagaacactCTGGATTCTGGATGGTCCCAGCATATTAGAAAACCattaatgtgacacccctgttcaagaagggagacagacaaaaaggaaactaaaggccagtcagcctaacatctgttgttgggaaaatgctagagtccatcactaaggaagaaataggacatttggaaaagcttaacacaatcagagtcaacatggttttgtgaaagggaaattatgtttgacaaatttgcaagAATtccttgaggatataacaagcagagttgataaaggggaactggtaaatgtagtgtatttggatttccagaaggcatttgataaggtgccacataaaaggttattgcacaagataagagctcactgtattgggggtaatgtattagcatgatttgaggattgattaacacacacaaggattaatgggtctttttcaggttggaaagacgtaactagtggagtgtcacaaggatcagtcctcgggcctcaattatttactatctatattaatgacttggagggggcagagtgtaatgtaaaCAAACGTGCTGCTGATAGAAAAataggagggcatgttgtgatgaagacGTAAGGAACTTGCAAGAGGTTAGAGATAATTTGACTGGTCAAAAACTTGGTAGatagagtttaatgtaggaaagtgtgaggtcatgcactttggtaggaaaaatccaaaggcaaactattatttaaatgcagagagattccaaaaagtgcagcacagattgagtgttcttgtgcatgaaacaaaaggttagcatacaggtgcagcaattAATTAAGAATTAAGTAATTTAaacatagggaagtcttgttacgactgtacagggtgttggtgaggccatacctggagtactgtgtacagttttggtccctgtatttaagggaggatatactggctttggagcaagttcaaaagagattcactaggctgattcctgggatgaaggggttgacttatcaagaacagctaaacaggttaggcctttattcattagagtttagaagaatgaggggtgatcttactgaaacatacaagattcatagggggcttgatagggtagatgttaagatgtttccactagtgggggaatctcaaactaggggacatagttacagaataaggggtcattcatttaaaactgagatgcagaggaattctcagagggtagcgaatgtctggaattcactacctcagttgtggaggctagatcacagtATTTAAAGGAGgtagtagatagatttttgaaataacgGGGAGTTGAGGCTTGGAGCAGATCAGCCATTACCATATTGaacggcagggcaggcttgaggagctgaatggcctactcttgctcctatttcttatgctgccatatctgctgagcattttgcttttgtaagatGTTCATTTGTAACCATAATCGGTTTGGTTTGAAGTTGTCCTTTAGATTGATCAGTGTTGTTCAATATCATTGTGTACCCACatatacaaaaacacagtcaAAATGAGGAGCTGTATATGTATTCAGAATGTACAGACTTACAAGCCAAGTTCATAAATGACAAAATCTATAAAATAGTTAAGTGCATAGACAACTCTTATTACAACACGAACAAAAAAATGTAACACTGAAAACAATGTCTAAAGACTACAACATATGTGATTGATAATGTTTAAAACATAAGGCATGCAGGCTTTGCCATTAGTCACTATTTGCACGCCTCTGAAGTCAGAAACAGAGGCTTGGGCAAATTGGGTTGGGTGTTTCCTGTGCTAAGATACAGGAACTGATTTTACAATTTGGATTCCCCCCAGTTCAGGACCCTATTCTGTTGCCTGCACAGCAGCAAAACCTGTTCATGcatgtagtgcatttggattgGCACGAATGGTTGGCTGTAAAAAGAAACAGAACGTGACACTGAAAATTCATCCACCTCATGAGCCAACATTCCACTCCATAGCAAAGGCTGGCTGCATGTCTTCCCAAATAGTCTGTTTCCTTCTGTGTAGTCAGGAGATTGTGAAGGAGCAGAGGTGGAATCCAACCTTTCAAGCTACTAAACTGTGTTGTTTCACTATTAGTAACAGTGCAGGAAGTGAAGCACCCTTGgcaatttcctttttttttgttgcaagTCTTTCTGAATAACAGGAAACATGGAAAGGTCCTTAAGGTCTGATTTTCAACAGGACATGACAACCAAGATTGCCACAAAGAGAGATCGAACGCTCGATGCAGCGAGCATATCGTGGCACATGGGGATATGGCAGGCGTCAACATTGAAGAGGACACAATGAAGTGGTGCACATGGATGCAGCACAGAGTATAAGTGGAGCAAAGCAGGACTTTCTGCTGATTTGAGCTCCACCTCTGCCACATGTAAGCAGGTCATCAGTTGGGGAACAAAGCAGACAAGGATCTTACTTAACATCCAGTTCAACAGCACAAAATTGGTTACTGCTACTTTGCCTCCAGTCTGGAATCAGACCGCTAACTACAGACCTTGCAGATATCCCATTAATTTTCAACCAAGAACTACTCCCGTAGTTTCCTTTTTCCAGTTATGAACACCAGCCACTCTTTAGAGGAACCTTTCAGCGCAGCAGTTAGACAGCAATTAAAAGGCCAAGACCATGTCTGCGAGCGAATAAGTCGGTGACGCAATGTTTCCTGGCACATTTAGGATGTCGCTTCACAATATTTAACAGGTCGGTGACTCAGCCAATTCACAGATCTTTATTTCTGAAATTCTCTTCTCCTTTGGCTCTGTGCACTTGACTGAAATTTGAGTTACTCTGATCTCCAGGGTTGATTCATCAATGGACTGTTGAGTAATTAGTTTGTCCTTTTCATTTTCAACACCTTCAGCCCTGTCCCCTGTCCAAACAACAAAACGAAACTGATAAATATTGATAACTTTGTCCACGTAGATGAGCATTGCACAGCCTACAGCCAATTTCAGTTCACTGGACAAAACAAAAACCAATAGATTattgggaaagagaacacagtccATTACAATTGGCCtactgacaccctcacactctctcccaagcATGATGAATATCAGATTGAAGTGGTTGCtctaaaatgtatttttcttggTTTCTGTACATTGATACACCTACCTCAGAATTCTTATGGTCTGAGCTTTGGATGGAACCTGACTAAgtcaggattttgtcccatttGCCCAGGCCCTTAAAATTACAATATGGGATGGGGGCAGAGGGAAAGAAAACTATGGGTCTTTGACTTCCCTCCACTGACCCCCTCCTTTTCATGAAGAATTCCCTGGCTACTCTTAGAAATGCTGCCTTTTAAGCCCTTGCTAGGTCTCTGCAGAATTCACACGagatcactgaatttattcaaggctgagtgagatagattcttgatagacaagggagtcgagggtaatggtgggaagacaggaaggtggagttaaaatcatggctgatccaactgTGGTCTTATCAAATggtcagagcaggctcaaagggccaaatagcctactcctgttcctaagtcctatgttcctatgtagcATGAGTTCTACTAAGGTGAGTAGAACAGTCTGAACCTTAACTAGGGAATGACACCTTCCTCAAGAGGCCTGCTTGCTCCATTGAGCGTAGATGATATAAAACGGGGAATTCATTTGAGTCCCTTGGAAGGcctgtgacatcagaatggcagTTGGGACAAAGGAGCTCTTGAACATACAATAAGCCCACACTAGCCATGCAAATGACCCTAATGCCGCAAATTAGGATTGGGACTGCCCAAGTGGCATAGACAAATAGATTCAACTCTATCGCACGTACATTGGCACAGCAGGACCGCAGGAATCTCAGGGCCAATTGTCTATTGGAGACTCTCCTCTAAATTAgtcatccctctcaccctcctaTCACATTTAATAAAGGTGATTTTGGATTGAAACAGCAGCTCTTTTGATCTTATCTGCTATAATATTTTCCTTCCAAGGTTACCCTGAAACATCACTGACCTTTCTCAGCATCACATTCAGGAGATGAGGCTCCACTGCATTCGCTGCGAGGCCCCAGAATGGGAGAGCCCATGGCACACTCAGACACAGGACTCAACAGTTCCAAGCTGGGGGGACGATTTCCTGGAGGGAAAACAGTTGGGAGGTCTAAGGGACTGGTTGGACTGGAGCTCAAACTAAACTCAGACTGGCTCTCCGAATCTTCAGAGACAGGGCTGCCGCAGTTATCATCTTCAAATATTTCAGATGTCACTGCAAATGAGAAAGAGATGTTACTGAAAAATAATCAACTGGAGTTGATTAAGAAATCCATCATCAAGCTGCGTTCAGCTCATTAGCTTAGACAACTTAATTTATTCAACAAAATTAAAGAGGCATTTCTAATTTGAAGTGACAACATTGTGCACTCAGCAATTTCAGAGGCAGTGCATAAAGACCTTCAGTAGGTTTGATGTCTGCGTCACTGCTTCAGTTTTTAGTATATTACCACTAGACATTCATTTCAAAATAATTATTTCATTAGGTATTCTCAAATGCCATTTGAACTATTTAACATGCAAATCTTCTGAAATAGTGTTCTTGTATGGTCTTTTGACCCATCGTATCTGTAACAGCTGAAAAAAATCTATCTAGCCTAATCTGCTTCCCAGCCTTTGGTCTGTAGCGTTGTAGTTCACTGCACCTTAAGTGCATATTCTTTTTTTAATGCTTCATGAAGGCAtattacaataaaccagaaaagatATTGTGAAaagtaaagtaggtttatggggggttgtgttgctctgtgtgatttaGTTACATTTTGTTGAAGTTATCATAAgtaaggtgtagaagtgtctttaatatgctaatgagtaaacatggttggggtcttagcaAGTAAGGTGTGacaggaatttgcatttttagacagATGAAGGgatgaatttcaaagattttaatgagaatattggcaacatgaaaagatttatattataagaaaggtaaagttccaaagacatataaaaacaatggaatttgcatattaaaaagggagaaacgtgtataaaggagaatgaggctatatgTCAGGGGAAGGCATTGTGAGACCTAACTGAAGTgtgtgaagcctccagcatttgtgtatATGTCTGCTGTTTACAGGAACAGAAGCTAGAGagagccattttgaattctactgtccagggtagtGTGTtaatttgctagatctgtttaaaatctgaaATCTATTCTTGGACCATTTCCTTAAAGGGGATGTAACTGGGAACCAGGTTAATTAGGAACTTTAggagttatagtagtaatttgtagatctatgtatctGCTTGAAAcctcttcttttgttaataaatattttaatttagcttTCTAAAATCTCAattcttggtggacttattacttctgaattcagggcacacatcttgaaataaatacaaattgcaaaccaGCTGTGATAGcgcgatcaagtttccctcagatTTGATCcaactggcacacatcatctgtcagGTCAGAACAAATGCAATGAGGGTGTCTGTCTCTactgcagcaaattccagacccccgccctccccaatgccctctgggtgaaaatatttctcctcaactccacaCTAATCCTTCTAccgattactttaaatctatctGGGTTATTGATCTCCCAGCTAAGcgaaacaggtctttcctatccaccctatctaggcccctcaaaattatatacacctcaattaaatcatcCCTGAGTCTCAGGTTCCAGAGAagataaccccaacctatccaatctttcttcatagctcaaATTCCATTCCTGGCAGCATCCTCATACATCTCCTCTAAGTCCTCTCTAGTATGATGATATCCTTCTTGAGACAGtgaccagaaatgtacacagtactctagctgtccCCATACAGGTGTTTAATACAGTTTAGCATaaccttgcttttatattctctgCCTCGTTAACAAAATAAAGTATCCCGTACACCTTAAcagccttatctacctgtcctgcaacTTCAGGTATTATGTGGGCATGCACATCCAGGTCCCTTGATCCTCTGCACCTCTCAGTAACTGCCATTTACGTATATTCTATTGCCTTGTCTGACAGCACCAAATGCATTATCCCACATTTTCTGGAtcgaatttcatttgccacttctctgctcaCCTGACCAGTTTATTGGTATCTTTTGCAGTCTCCAGCTTTCTTCCTCATTATCAGTCTCACAATCaacttttgtatcatctgcaaacttgtgaATCATACTCACTGTGTCCAAGTCTAAATGATTGAAATACGCCACAAAAAGCAAGGAACTTACTACTGCCCTGTGGAACTCTACTGGAAACATCCTGCTGTCACAAAAACATTTGTTGACCATAATCCTTTGCTtcttgccactgagccaattttggatccaacttgccacttttcCTTGGACTTTTATTTTGCTGAACAGTCTGTGTTATGACACGGCAGATGGTGTGCGCCAGGCGGACAAATCCACGAGGAAAACTTGACcgcgctatcacaacagttttgcaatttgtatttattttgagatgtgtgccctgaattcggAAGTAGTAAGTTCACCAAGACTTTAGGGATTTTTTTAAAACCTAaagttaaaatattttttaacaaaagaacagatttcaagcacatacataggtctacacaTTATTACTATAATAGCTTCTAAAATCCCACATTAACCTggttcccagttacaccccctttaaggcaatggtcaaaaaaatagattttaaacagattcggcaaattaacacaataacctggacagtggaattcaaaatggctctctccagcttcggtttctgtagacagcagacaTATAcgcaaatactggaggcttcacacacttctgttagatcttacaatgccttccccgaCATAtaacctcattctcctttatacatgtttctccttttttaatatgtaaattccattgtttccatatgtctttggaactttactttcTTACagtataaatcttttcatgttgccgatattctcattaacctctttgaaattcaaacctcctttcatctatctaaaaatgcaaattcccgtcacaccttacatgctaagaccccaaccatgtttactcattagcatattaaagacacttctgcaccttcttttgataacttcaacttgtAATCTGCttgctacaaaatgtaattaaatcacacacagacagaacaccacaacctgctatgagtcttgctaaaatccatgtatatgacatcaaatgcattacccacATTGACCTTTCttgctacctcttcaaaaattaAATCACGTTAGTCAAACGATCTTCCCTAAAAACCATGCTGACCGTCCTTGATTAACTTCTGCCTTACTAACTAATAATTTATATTgaccctcaatcttctccagtaattttcctaccactgaggttaggtTGACAGGCCTGTAGCTACTTGATCTATCTCCTTCCCACTTTTTAAACAATGGCACAGCATTGGCAGTCTTCTAGCATTATGCCTGTAACCAGAGCGTATTAGAAAATGATGGTCAGTGCATCCGCTATTTTCTCCCTTGCAACTCTTAACAGCCTTGAATAAACTTAAATCGGACCTGGCTATCTATCCACTTGCAAAGATGTTAAACTTCATAGTATTTCCTCTCGCACTCTGTTTATCTCATCTGATATTTGATATCCCTgctccttaactacaatgtcttcatcatcactgttatgaagatagacacaaagtattcattaacaATATGCCAATACCATCCGCATCCACTCTACGGTTAGCTTTTTTGCCTCttataggccctactctttctttatcctctcactttttatgtatttataaaacatctttgggttttccttcattttacttgccaatatttttcataccctctctttgctttcctaattttctaTCTAATTTtacccctacactttctatactcagaatctcacactgcagaagaagcccttcggcccatcgtgtctgcactgacaCCTCCAGGCTTTTTTGTAGTATTTAGCATTTGGTATCTAAAATAAGCTTTCTTATTTTGCTTTATTctaccctgtatgcttctggatatcCAGGCGGTTCTAGGATTTAGAATTTCCTTCCTTTTGAGAGCATATTTTCTCCTtcaatgccccccactgctcagACACTGATTTACCTCGAAGTTGTTCCCTGTCTACTTTTGCAAAATCACATCTCAGCTCAGCAAAATAGACCTTTCCCCAGCTGAGAACTTTTATTTCTGGTTTATCTCTATGCTTTTTCATAACTATGTTAAATCTAATTGAATTGCAATCCCCCTTCTTTCCCCACCCGCCCagtttcattccctaaaactaagtccagaacTGCCCCTCAGGGGGTCCAAAGTATATCCCCAGCACTGTGACTGCCTTTTTTTTGTTCTTCAGTTCAATCCATATGgattcatttgatgatccttctcaCATCAAATCCCTCCTTACAGTTGTAATCGTGCCTTTAACTAATATTGCAATGCCCCCTCCTTTTTCATCCCCCCTGTCTATCACACCTGAAAAGTAGGAATGTTGAACTGCCATTCCtaccctcctttaagatgtttcaGTAATAGCTATAAGGTCATACGTCCAAATGTCAACCATGCCCTTCAGCTCATCTGGTTTATTTATTAGACTCTTTGCTTTGAAATATACACCATTAAGCGTTTCGTAttaaaggtgacttgattgaaacatatatgatgctgaggggtcttgacagggtggatgtgaagaggatgttttctcttgtagaagaatctagaactagggttcactgtttaaaaataaggggtcacccatctaaaacagaggtgaggctaaattttttcattcagagggtaatgggtctttggaactctcttcctgaaaaggtggtggaagcaaagtctttgaatatttttaaggcagaggtgaatagattcttggtaagcaagggggtgatagattatcagcagtaggtgggatgcagagtTAATGttactatcaaatcagccatgatcttattaaatggcagagcaggctcagggggactgaaaggcctactcctgctccttgttcatataagCCAAACTCCTTTGTTGTCTATTGTCTAGTCTTTGCTTCCCTTACTTTCCACATTAGTTGACTAAATTTTTGCCTTCCATTTCCAACTTTGCTTCTATCTCTTCTGAATCTACACCAAGGTTTCCATCCCTTTGTcaaactagtttaaaccctccccagcagcactagcaaacctcccaatGAGAATACTGGTTGCAGCCCTGTTGACATGCAACTTGACCAGCTTACACGGGTTCCTCCTCCCCCAGAATTGGTCACAATGTTCCAGGAACCTAAAGCGCTCCCTCTACCTCAGCTCACCAGCCATTCATCTGCactatcctcctatttctcattagcatgcgtcactgggagtaatccagagatgactACCTTTGATGTCTTGCTGATTTATTTCTTTCCTAGGAATCATTTCCCTCCAAGTTAGAGTGCAGGATGCATTCAGGGGACACTTGCGCTAATTGCCttgccctcctcctctctctgatGATCAGCCATTGCCCCTCTGCCTGCACACTCAAACTACAAGGTGACCACCTCTCAAAATGTGCTAGCCACATTGTTTTCAACCTTACAGGTGCACAGCAGTGACACCAGCTGTTGCTCAAGCTCCGAAAGCCAGAGGCTCCTTCAACTGACAACACTTTCTGCACATGATTTTGAAGAGACGAGAGTATAAGCCTAGATCCTTTTGAGATGTGAAAAGCTTTTTTGAATGATTCATTGATCTGTGAAGGGCAGGAAAAGAGTAGGGAAAACAGAAATCATCATTCAATTTATACGCCTCCCAAAGGGTACATTCCACTTGAAGGGGAGTGGCTATCATCACAAGATGGTGAGGTAATTTGCAAACAACTTTTTCGAGTCATCAAGCCTCATATTATAAAGCAGACCTGATTCATGGAGC is part of the Carcharodon carcharias isolate sCarCar2 chromosome 3, sCarCar2.pri, whole genome shotgun sequence genome and harbors:
- the LOC121276584 gene encoding SH3 domain-binding protein 5-like isoform X2 — its product is MLNHATQRVMEAEQTKTRSELLHKDTAMKYNAAMSRMKQLEKKLKRAINKSKPYFELKGKYYLQLEQLKKNVDELQAKLSAAKGQYKAALKNLEMISDEIHERRRSNMMGPRGRGVGAEGNENSLEDLSSLKTEPDELSMTSEIFEDDNCGSPVSEDSESQSEFSLSSSPTSPLDLPTVFPPGNRPPSLELLSPVSECAMGSPILGPRSECSGASSPECDAEKGDRAEGVENEKDKLITQQSIDESTLEIRVTQISVKCTEPKEKRISEIKICELAESPTC